A portion of the Chondrinema litorale genome contains these proteins:
- a CDS encoding RtcB family protein, translating to MAKDKIRGNDLLKLGVPHGRTITMVLDIFQKNFKKDKKEKKLALLSEVMRAPEKYSDDAVFGSFVTELLEPQVYRREIALRSEQLDYAIYGAENIEKGARSQIEIATKLPVAVGAALMADAHHGYGLPIGGVLATENAVIPYGVGVDIGCRMCMTIYNMPENYLERHRSNLKQYLMDHTEFGTGNGFSKPMDDPIFDRPEFDEIKVVRYNKDKAYKQIGSSGSGNHFVEFGEVEITDADNEWGIETGKYLGILSHSGSRALGANIAKHYTQLAMSLCRLPNQAKHLAWLDLNSEAGQEYWLAMNLAGDYASACHHQIHKKLAKALGEKPVAQIENHHNFAWKEKLANGKEVIVHRKGATPAKKGELGIIPGSMVAPGYIVRGKGNAASLNSASHGAGRVMSRSKARETNSKKELRQILKKHEVNLIGGGLDEAPMAYKDIEKVMQAQRDLVDVVGKFQPKIVRMDNA from the coding sequence ATGGCTAAAGATAAAATTAGAGGGAACGACCTTCTAAAGCTAGGAGTACCACATGGTAGAACTATCACTATGGTGCTTGATATATTTCAAAAAAACTTTAAGAAAGATAAGAAGGAAAAAAAATTAGCACTACTCTCTGAGGTGATGCGAGCACCTGAAAAGTACAGCGATGATGCAGTTTTTGGGAGTTTTGTGACTGAATTATTGGAGCCTCAAGTATACAGAAGAGAGATTGCTTTAAGATCTGAGCAGTTAGATTATGCTATTTATGGTGCCGAAAACATCGAAAAAGGTGCCCGTAGCCAGATAGAAATAGCAACTAAACTACCTGTTGCAGTAGGTGCAGCACTTATGGCAGATGCGCATCACGGTTATGGATTACCAATTGGAGGTGTATTAGCCACAGAAAATGCAGTAATACCTTATGGTGTAGGTGTGGATATAGGCTGCAGAATGTGTATGACGATCTACAATATGCCAGAAAATTATCTGGAAAGACACCGTAGTAATCTCAAGCAATATTTAATGGATCATACAGAATTTGGTACCGGAAATGGATTTTCTAAGCCAATGGATGATCCCATTTTTGATCGACCAGAATTCGATGAGATTAAAGTAGTAAGATATAATAAAGATAAAGCTTACAAGCAGATTGGTTCATCTGGTTCGGGTAATCATTTTGTGGAGTTTGGCGAAGTAGAAATAACTGATGCAGATAACGAATGGGGTATAGAAACCGGAAAATATCTGGGTATTCTCTCTCATTCTGGTTCCAGAGCATTGGGGGCAAATATCGCTAAGCATTATACTCAATTAGCTATGTCGCTTTGTAGGTTACCGAATCAAGCAAAGCATTTGGCTTGGCTCGATCTTAACTCGGAGGCAGGGCAGGAGTATTGGCTAGCCATGAATTTGGCGGGTGATTATGCTTCGGCTTGCCACCATCAAATACATAAAAAGTTGGCTAAAGCCCTAGGAGAAAAGCCTGTAGCTCAGATTGAAAACCACCACAACTTTGCTTGGAAAGAAAAACTGGCAAATGGCAAAGAAGTAATTGTACATAGAAAAGGAGCAACACCTGCAAAAAAAGGAGAACTTGGTATTATTCCGGGTTCTATGGTAGCGCCGGGTTACATTGTAAGAGGTAAAGGAAATGCGGCATCTCTCAATTCTGCTTCGCATGGAGCTGGACGTGTAATGTCTAGATCAAAAGCCAGAGAAACTAACTCTAAAAAAGAGTTGAGGCAAATACTCAAGAAACACGAGGTAAACTTAATTGGTGGAGGTCTAGATGAAGCACCAATGGCTTATAAAGACATCGAGAAAGTGATGCAAGCGCAAAGAGACTTGGTTGATGTTGTTGGCAAATTTCAGCCAAAAATTGTTCGGATGGACAATGCTTAG
- the leuS gene encoding leucine--tRNA ligase has product MAEYNHQQTESKWQDYWRKNDIYKVENNTSKPKYYVLDMFPYPSGAGLHVGHPLGYIASDIFSRYKKLKGFNVLHPMGFDAFGLPAEQYAIETGQHPAITTKNNIATFKSQLAKIGFSFDWSREVNTSEPDFYKWTQWIFMQLFNSWFDNKTKSAKPIIELKVTFEQSGNTEIDAACDENTPLFTADDWSALTAEEQEKVLLNYRLTYPADAVVNWCPALGTVLANDEIKDGYSERGGHPVERKKMKQWMMRTTAYADRLLENLETIDWSDSLKEMQRNWIGKSFGCELDFPVVDKDIKLTAFTTRPDTIFGVTYVVLAPEHELIEELTTPEQKEAVEEYVNTAKNRSERDRMSDVKTVSGVFTGSFVVNPISGEKVQLWIADYVLAGYGTGVVMAVPSSDDRDYRFAQYFGLPIRMVIEGTETMEEPTEKKDGKLINSDFLNGLYGEKIYGEGTGEATWAAIKKAEELGVGKRKVNYKMRDSVFSRQRYWGEPVPVYFKNDIPYLLAANELPHELPKIDEYRPTEDGEPPLGRATDWKHEGQYPYELTTMPGWAGSSWYFLRYMDAKNENEFVSKDAADYWREVDLYIGGTEHAVGHLLYSRFWNNFLCDRGYISHQEPFKKLVNQGMIQGRSSLIYKVKTKNKFVSAGLSKDYDVSEMHCDVNIVHSDVLDLEAFKNWRPEYKDAEFVLEDGKYMCGSIVEKMSKRWFNVVNPDDVIAKYGADTLRLYEMFLGPIEASKPWNTDGIEGVAKFLRRTWNLFYNSKDEFEVSDAEPTKDELKALHQTIKKVAYDIEHLSFNTSVSAFMVCTNELSKLKCNKKAILEPLLIILSPFAPHIAEELWANLGNTESITGATFPTHNEAYLKEDTIEYPVSVNGKMRAKMEFPADMAKEEIEKEVLASEVIQKWVQGKTPKKVIVVPKRIVNIVL; this is encoded by the coding sequence ATGGCAGAATATAATCACCAGCAGACAGAATCTAAATGGCAGGATTACTGGCGCAAAAATGATATTTACAAGGTTGAAAACAACACTTCTAAACCTAAGTATTATGTACTGGATATGTTTCCTTATCCATCTGGAGCAGGACTACATGTGGGACACCCTTTAGGTTATATTGCATCAGATATATTTAGCCGATATAAAAAATTAAAAGGTTTTAATGTATTGCATCCAATGGGATTCGATGCTTTCGGATTACCAGCCGAACAATACGCAATTGAAACTGGCCAACATCCGGCAATTACTACTAAAAATAACATTGCTACTTTTAAAAGTCAACTTGCAAAAATTGGGTTTTCATTTGACTGGTCTAGAGAAGTTAACACCTCTGAACCAGATTTTTACAAATGGACACAGTGGATTTTTATGCAGCTATTTAATTCTTGGTTCGATAACAAAACCAAGTCGGCAAAACCAATTATCGAACTTAAAGTAACTTTCGAGCAATCGGGAAATACTGAGATTGATGCTGCTTGTGACGAAAATACACCTTTATTTACAGCCGACGATTGGAGTGCTTTAACTGCCGAAGAACAAGAAAAAGTATTATTAAATTACCGCTTAACCTATCCTGCAGATGCAGTAGTTAACTGGTGCCCAGCACTAGGAACTGTGCTTGCCAACGATGAAATAAAAGATGGCTATTCTGAAAGAGGTGGCCACCCAGTTGAGCGTAAGAAAATGAAACAGTGGATGATGCGTACTACTGCCTACGCAGATCGCCTGTTAGAAAACTTAGAAACCATTGACTGGTCTGACTCATTAAAGGAAATGCAACGTAACTGGATTGGTAAATCTTTTGGTTGCGAGTTGGACTTCCCTGTGGTTGATAAAGACATTAAATTAACAGCTTTTACTACCCGACCAGATACCATTTTTGGTGTTACCTATGTGGTACTTGCTCCAGAGCATGAGTTAATCGAAGAATTGACTACTCCTGAGCAAAAAGAAGCTGTAGAAGAATATGTAAATACTGCTAAAAACCGCTCTGAAAGAGATAGAATGAGCGATGTAAAAACAGTTTCTGGTGTATTTACTGGTTCTTTTGTCGTGAATCCGATTTCTGGTGAGAAAGTACAATTGTGGATTGCCGACTATGTTTTAGCAGGCTATGGAACTGGTGTCGTTATGGCTGTACCTTCTTCAGATGATAGAGATTACCGTTTTGCACAGTACTTTGGCTTACCAATTAGAATGGTGATTGAAGGTACTGAAACCATGGAAGAGCCCACCGAGAAAAAAGATGGCAAGTTGATCAATTCTGATTTTCTTAATGGATTGTATGGTGAGAAAATATATGGTGAAGGAACTGGCGAAGCTACTTGGGCGGCAATTAAGAAAGCAGAAGAACTAGGTGTTGGTAAACGCAAAGTAAATTATAAAATGCGTGATTCTGTATTTAGCAGACAACGCTATTGGGGTGAGCCTGTACCAGTTTATTTCAAAAACGATATACCTTATCTGTTAGCAGCAAATGAATTGCCACATGAATTACCAAAGATAGACGAATACCGCCCCACTGAAGATGGAGAACCGCCATTAGGCCGTGCTACAGACTGGAAACACGAGGGACAATACCCTTATGAGTTAACTACTATGCCGGGCTGGGCTGGTTCTAGCTGGTATTTCTTACGCTATATGGATGCTAAAAATGAAAATGAGTTTGTTAGCAAAGACGCAGCAGATTATTGGAGAGAAGTTGATTTGTACATTGGTGGCACTGAGCATGCTGTAGGTCACTTATTGTATTCTCGTTTCTGGAATAACTTCTTATGCGATAGAGGTTATATTAGCCACCAAGAGCCATTTAAGAAATTGGTGAATCAGGGAATGATACAAGGAAGATCAAGCTTGATTTATAAGGTAAAAACTAAAAACAAATTTGTTTCTGCTGGCTTAAGCAAAGATTACGATGTAAGTGAAATGCATTGCGATGTAAATATTGTACATAGTGATGTACTTGATCTTGAAGCTTTTAAAAACTGGAGACCAGAATATAAAGATGCTGAATTTGTTTTAGAAGACGGCAAATATATGTGTGGTAGCATTGTAGAAAAAATGTCTAAAAGATGGTTTAACGTAGTTAATCCAGATGATGTAATCGCAAAATACGGAGCTGACACATTGAGACTTTATGAGATGTTCTTAGGGCCAATTGAAGCATCAAAACCTTGGAATACAGATGGAATTGAAGGTGTTGCTAAATTCTTGCGTCGTACTTGGAATTTATTCTACAATAGCAAAGATGAGTTTGAAGTATCTGATGCTGAACCAACAAAAGATGAATTAAAGGCACTACATCAAACCATTAAAAAAGTAGCTTACGATATTGAGCATCTTTCTTTTAACACTTCGGTTTCGGCTTTTATGGTTTGTACCAATGAGCTTTCAAAATTGAAGTGCAATAAGAAAGCGATATTAGAGCCACTATTAATTATTCTTTCTCCTTTTGCACCTCATATCGCAGAAGAGCTTTGGGCTAATTTGGGTAATACAGAAAGCATTACTGGCGCTACATTCCCAACCCATAATGAAGCTTACTTAAAAGAAGATACTATTGAGTATCCGGTATCTGTAAATGGTAAGATGCGTGCTAAAATGGAGTTCCCTGCTGATATGGCTAAAGAAGAGATAGAAAAAGAGGTATTAGCTTCTGAAGTAATACAAAAATGGGTACAAGGAAAAACTCCTAAAAAGGTAATTGTAGTACCTAAAAGAATTGTAAATATCGTGCTCTGA
- a CDS encoding nitroreductase family protein: MENSSLVLPHITERKSIRAFSDKPVEKEKLTRLFDAARWAASAFNEQPWRFIYADKSQEESYQKLFDTLNSFNQAWAKHAPVVIIVVAKTTFSENGQANPHAMYDTGAAVANLSIQATAEGLYLHQMAGFSPEKAKETLNIPEGFEAVTAIVVGYKGDANILAQPLKDRETAPRVRKDISEFTYEGSWI, encoded by the coding sequence ATGGAAAATTCAAGCTTAGTATTACCTCATATAACTGAAAGAAAGAGTATTAGAGCATTTTCAGATAAACCTGTTGAAAAAGAAAAATTAACCAGGCTATTCGATGCAGCACGTTGGGCAGCATCTGCTTTTAATGAGCAGCCTTGGAGATTTATATATGCAGACAAAAGCCAAGAAGAAAGCTATCAGAAATTATTTGACACACTGAATAGTTTTAATCAGGCTTGGGCAAAACATGCACCTGTTGTAATAATAGTGGTGGCTAAAACGACCTTTAGTGAAAATGGTCAGGCAAATCCACATGCTATGTATGATACAGGAGCAGCAGTAGCAAACCTGTCTATTCAAGCTACAGCAGAAGGTCTTTATTTACACCAAATGGCTGGCTTTTCACCAGAAAAGGCAAAAGAAACTTTAAATATACCAGAAGGTTTTGAGGCTGTTACTGCTATAGTTGTGGGTTATAAAGGCGATGCCAATATACTTGCTCAACCTCTTAAGGATAGGGAAACTGCACCAAGAGTAAGAAAAGATATATCCGAATTTACTTACGAAGGTAGCTGGATATAA